In Acidobacteriota bacterium, the following are encoded in one genomic region:
- a CDS encoding type II toxin-antitoxin system VapC family toxin yields MNGGPVFLDTGIFVAIRTTRDRHHEQARVLFGGPQPRWFTSVLVCAEAYAWFLHRHGEEAARRFRLLIDNLDGLVVLDTDPDLRDETWRMLNQLRGARLTWVDASSLALMARHGIRTVWATDHHLGLTGAEVLPRS; encoded by the coding sequence GTGAACGGTGGACCGGTGTTTCTCGACACCGGGATCTTCGTCGCGATCCGCACGACCCGGGACCGTCATCACGAGCAGGCACGGGTCCTGTTCGGAGGGCCGCAGCCGCGCTGGTTCACTTCGGTACTCGTCTGCGCCGAGGCGTACGCCTGGTTCCTTCACCGGCACGGCGAAGAGGCAGCCCGGCGATTTCGGCTCCTGATCGATAACCTCGACGGGCTGGTTGTCCTGGACACCGACCCCGATCTCCGCGACGAGACGTGGCGCATGCTGAACCAACTGCGCGGCGCACGCCTGACCTGGGTCGACGCCTCCAGCCTGGCGCTGATGGCGCGCCACGGCATTCGGACCGTCTGGGCGACGGACCATCACCTCGGCCTGACCGGCGCGGAAGTGCTTCCCCGTTCATGA
- a CDS encoding pyrroloquinoline quinone-dependent dehydrogenase, whose amino-acid sequence MRQSFPLALLSALLVFGPAPSDAQSAGSDGPWQTYDTSNGEWMSYAGDVKGTKYSPLDQIDRDNFADLEIAWEWTTVDRVVSRTMPGGGEWWAPLDDIVDSLVEDTPDLYRPGHRPGYSRLQATPLMVGGVLYFNTPLSQGVAVDATTGETLWVYNPKSYEAGTPTMSAPWSQRGVAYWTDGEGDERILWGTGSGFLVCVAAKTGEPCEGFGTTDNGMVDAMVGLPRADRNERDYLNALPWGIHSPPIVVRDRVIHGSHVADRRITKEAIPGWVRAWDVRTGEHAWDFHTVPNSTDEFGVDTWLNDSWRYSGNANVWSMLAGDNELGHVYLPTGTTTNDYYGADRLGDNLFSETLIAVDVETGDRLWHFQAVHHGLWDYDFATHPNLVDVVVDGQPIRAIAQVSKQGFVYVFDRETGEPIWPIEERPVPQETNMPGEVPSPTQPFPTKPAAFDYQGIEIDDLIDFTPELRQMALEVVDGYRLGPLFTPLDRPIEGVTRGTLMRPPPGGTAGWSGAAVDPDTGMIYIPSRNRPALITLYSPDPALGATVTYTHGAPEEQRLSGTAPRGPQMPQGLPLVKPPYSRMTAIDLNTGDHAWWVPTGNGDRFRNHPMLRDLNLPPLGGDNAINGPLLTKTLLIYCLTAGGSDGGPRIVAYDKATGDELASIDLPSGAIGTPMTYMADGRQYIALTVGGGPRLIAYALPQ is encoded by the coding sequence ATGCGTCAGTCGTTCCCACTTGCCCTGCTGTCGGCACTGCTCGTCTTCGGACCCGCGCCCTCGGACGCCCAGTCGGCGGGATCAGATGGGCCGTGGCAGACCTACGACACGTCCAACGGCGAGTGGATGAGCTACGCCGGCGACGTCAAGGGCACGAAGTACTCGCCGCTCGACCAGATCGACCGGGACAACTTCGCCGATCTCGAGATCGCCTGGGAGTGGACGACCGTGGATCGAGTAGTGAGCCGAACGATGCCCGGGGGCGGCGAATGGTGGGCCCCGCTGGACGACATTGTCGACTCCCTGGTCGAGGACACGCCGGATCTCTACCGTCCCGGTCACCGTCCGGGGTACTCGCGCCTGCAGGCGACTCCGCTGATGGTGGGAGGCGTTCTCTACTTCAACACGCCGCTCTCGCAGGGCGTGGCGGTCGATGCGACGACCGGCGAGACGCTCTGGGTCTACAACCCGAAGAGCTACGAAGCGGGAACGCCGACCATGAGCGCCCCGTGGTCGCAGCGGGGCGTTGCCTACTGGACCGACGGCGAGGGAGACGAGCGCATCTTGTGGGGAACCGGCAGCGGCTTTCTCGTTTGCGTCGCGGCGAAGACGGGCGAGCCGTGCGAGGGGTTCGGCACAACAGACAACGGCATGGTGGACGCCATGGTGGGCCTGCCGCGCGCCGACCGTAACGAGCGCGACTACCTGAACGCGCTGCCGTGGGGAATCCACTCGCCGCCCATCGTCGTGCGCGACCGGGTGATCCATGGCTCGCACGTCGCCGACCGGCGGATCACAAAGGAAGCGATCCCGGGCTGGGTGCGGGCCTGGGACGTCCGGACCGGTGAGCATGCCTGGGACTTCCACACCGTTCCCAACAGCACCGACGAGTTCGGCGTCGACACCTGGCTGAACGACTCCTGGCGCTACTCGGGCAACGCCAACGTCTGGTCCATGCTCGCCGGCGACAACGAGCTGGGGCACGTCTACTTGCCCACCGGCACGACGACGAACGACTACTACGGCGCCGACCGGCTCGGTGACAACCTGTTCTCGGAGACGCTCATTGCCGTCGACGTCGAGACCGGCGACCGGCTCTGGCACTTCCAGGCCGTCCACCACGGGCTGTGGGACTACGACTTCGCGACCCACCCGAACCTGGTCGACGTCGTCGTCGACGGGCAGCCCATCCGCGCCATCGCGCAGGTGAGCAAGCAGGGCTTTGTCTATGTCTTCGACCGGGAAACGGGCGAGCCCATCTGGCCGATCGAGGAGCGTCCGGTGCCGCAGGAAACCAACATGCCGGGCGAGGTCCCCTCGCCGACCCAGCCGTTCCCGACGAAGCCGGCGGCGTTCGACTACCAGGGCATCGAGATCGACGACCTGATCGACTTCACGCCGGAGTTGCGGCAGATGGCCCTGGAAGTAGTCGACGGCTACCGACTCGGCCCGCTCTTCACCCCGCTCGACCGGCCCATCGAGGGCGTGACGCGCGGCACGCTCATGCGGCCGCCGCCGGGCGGCACGGCCGGTTGGTCCGGCGCCGCGGTCGATCCCGACACCGGCATGATCTACATCCCGTCCCGCAACCGCCCGGCGCTCATAACGCTCTACTCGCCCGACCCGGCCCTCGGCGCCACCGTCACCTATACGCACGGGGCGCCCGAGGAGCAGCGGCTTTCCGGCACCGCGCCGCGCGGACCCCAGATGCCGCAGGGGCTGCCTCTGGTCAAGCCGCCCTACTCGCGGATGACCGCGATCGACCTGAACACCGGCGACCACGCCTGGTGGGTGCCGACCGGCAACGGCGACCGTTTCCGCAATCACCCGATGCTGCGGGACCTGAACCTGCCCCCCCTGGGCGGCGACAACGCCATCAACGGTCCCCTGCTGACCAAGACCCTGCTCATCTACTGCCTCACCGCCGGCGGGTCGGACGGCGGGCCGCGCATCGTCGCGTACGACAAGGCGACCGGCGACGAACTGGCGTCGATCGACCTGCCAAGCGGCGCCATCGGAACGCCGATGACCTATATGGCGGATGGGCGGCAGTACATCGCCCTTACCGTCGGCGGCGGGCCGCGGCTCATCGCGTACGCACTACCGCAATGA
- a CDS encoding ribbon-helix-helix protein, CopG family, with product MIRTQISVDAELYERARELAKRQGISLAELCRRSLQETVSREPSNKPWMAFAGDLDGHPNDSTTVDEVVYGHDDP from the coding sequence ATGATTCGGACCCAGATATCGGTCGACGCGGAGCTGTACGAGCGAGCAAGGGAGCTCGCGAAGCGCCAGGGCATCTCGCTTGCCGAGTTGTGCCGCCGGAGCCTGCAGGAAACGGTCTCGCGGGAACCGAGCAACAAGCCGTGGATGGCGTTTGCGGGCGATCTGGACGGCCATCCGAACGACAGCACAACCGTTGACGAAGTCGTCTACGGGCACGACGACCCGTGA
- a CDS encoding CBS domain-containing protein: MSIDALLRVGLLVVAAKLSEGVLGRIGLSAIVAYTLAGVLLGPATGIVEPTDDLQVFLSVGVSVFFFLIGLDELDLPGFKATIRGPYFVAATVSVAISVLVSLVVTSDLFGLEFALGLAFDEALAVAGILSLSSLGLAVKVLADLGILKKLIGLRIFTTVIIAEVLALLLVGVTIGEAVHETSIRGVLQLLGQIIGFAVVTWFLSTKVLPVAIAFLQRWLHVSELSFGLLIGSLFVVVAGAERIGLHGSLGALLFGAAHSGLPHRMRRDIMPGIRSIADGLFVPLLFASAGLYLDLSFTALPAATIIAVAAVPIGGKFAGALIGTYLARLDTPVVLAVGLMAKGVAEIALLLVLLETGMITREVFSLLAFIMFGYILVMPSVIGLATRRAKDPERATPPSAVPPSFARHAMKGVLVGSIMDRTRAYPAPELSVRDFLNEWTVPNQSDYLVVEDDAAVGVVSLARLHRLDERSQADTPLRDLLRRNVPRAWPDEPVDDVLERMTDHSLGVIPIIERDTDRFLGSVASHDVLDLVVLMHEIEGEAQRLAAEKDPAEG; the protein is encoded by the coding sequence ATGAGCATCGACGCACTGCTCCGTGTTGGCCTCCTCGTCGTCGCTGCCAAGCTGAGCGAAGGCGTCCTGGGGCGGATTGGCCTGAGCGCCATCGTGGCGTACACGCTGGCCGGCGTGCTGCTCGGGCCTGCGACCGGCATTGTCGAACCGACGGACGACCTTCAGGTCTTCCTCAGCGTCGGCGTATCCGTCTTCTTCTTCCTCATCGGCCTCGACGAGCTCGACCTTCCGGGCTTCAAGGCCACCATCCGCGGTCCCTATTTCGTTGCCGCGACGGTATCGGTCGCGATCTCGGTTCTCGTGTCTCTGGTCGTCACGTCCGACCTCTTCGGCCTGGAGTTCGCGTTGGGGCTTGCGTTCGACGAGGCGTTGGCGGTTGCCGGGATCCTGTCGCTGTCCAGCCTGGGTCTCGCGGTCAAGGTGCTGGCCGACCTCGGGATTCTGAAGAAGCTGATAGGGCTCAGGATCTTCACCACCGTCATCATCGCGGAAGTGCTTGCCCTGCTCCTGGTCGGGGTAACTATCGGCGAGGCCGTCCACGAGACGAGCATTCGCGGCGTATTGCAGTTGCTCGGGCAGATCATCGGCTTCGCGGTGGTCACGTGGTTCCTGTCGACGAAGGTGCTTCCCGTCGCCATCGCTTTTCTCCAACGTTGGCTGCACGTGTCCGAGCTCTCGTTCGGGTTGTTGATCGGCAGCCTCTTCGTCGTGGTCGCGGGGGCTGAACGGATCGGCCTCCACGGCTCGCTCGGCGCGCTCCTGTTCGGCGCCGCGCATTCCGGGCTGCCACACCGCATGCGCAGGGACATCATGCCCGGCATCCGGAGCATTGCGGACGGACTCTTCGTGCCCCTCCTGTTCGCGTCTGCCGGTTTGTACCTGGACTTGTCCTTCACCGCGCTGCCCGCCGCCACGATCATCGCCGTGGCGGCCGTCCCGATCGGGGGCAAGTTCGCCGGCGCCCTCATCGGCACCTACCTGGCGCGGCTCGACACCCCGGTCGTCCTCGCCGTTGGGCTGATGGCCAAGGGTGTAGCCGAAATCGCTCTCCTGCTTGTTCTGCTCGAGACCGGCATGATCACCCGCGAGGTCTTCTCGCTCCTTGCGTTCATCATGTTCGGGTACATCCTGGTGATGCCCTCCGTGATCGGTCTGGCCACCCGCCGGGCCAAGGATCCGGAGCGCGCGACGCCTCCGTCGGCCGTGCCGCCGTCGTTCGCCCGGCACGCGATGAAAGGGGTCCTGGTGGGGTCCATCATGGACCGCACGCGCGCCTACCCCGCTCCCGAGCTGTCCGTGAGGGACTTCCTGAACGAATGGACGGTTCCGAACCAATCGGACTACCTCGTCGTGGAGGACGATGCTGCCGTGGGCGTCGTGTCGCTGGCAAGACTCCACCGTCTGGACGAACGCTCGCAGGCGGATACACCCCTGAGGGACCTGCTGCGCCGTAACGTTCCGCGCGCCTGGCCCGATGAGCCGGTTGACGACGTGCTGGAGCGTATGACGGATCACTCGCTGGGCGTCATTCCGATCATCGAGCGCGACACGGACCGGTTTCTGGGTTCCGTCGCCAGCCACGATGTCCTGGACCTGGTAGTGCTGATGCACGAGATTGAAGGCGAGGCGCAACGGCTTGCGGCCGAGAAGGACCCAGCGGAGGGTTGA
- a CDS encoding redoxin domain-containing protein, with protein MMNSGRDVMADKHARTPNDRRLSWMAAVIVLPPLFLGLLLVAARHDVARSGMAVPPDSIRGAASARTDIDPDWAVVEEYLDLQNAWSQRMGEIAAGLPAEERNARIMEAFADRPDIRPAIAAATAIIDAGGDHDRVTEAAEFLVIRTVGEPDAGQHMARGAQALLAHAPNSRRWPAILRQMDARRFHMPDGRSSTPDIDRFFEEAAADAESPSLRAMAQYYVASGFMRSANALRLDEEQRNDWRQRALDAAEGLSAGVEDELFDGATAAPALSAGAPGGPVGAFTPRTFSEAEADLIQAIRHATPGGTALDIAGRRLDGAEDSLSAHRGRVVLIDFWATWCPPCIDALPELRELVSELPADRFTLLAISIDDELETVNRFLERESMPWVNWHVGPDNDIRRTWDLRGVPVYVLVDEEGLILARSNSLPDWFTTRIREAVTGEDARPADTAVYTWDPPDIEELRRAAEEGDPEAQVQLGQAYQSGNGVAMDDDAATAWYLRAAEQGSADAQFHLGFAYSGGSGVPLDYNESHDWFERAAEQGHDAAQWMLGSLFYSFGRGDVARDDVKGAMWLYLAVSQNDRHDRTTLDMLEARMTPAQIEEAQRLAREWREARE; from the coding sequence ATGATGAACTCCGGGAGGGACGTCATGGCGGACAAGCACGCACGGACTCCCAACGACCGGCGGCTCTCCTGGATGGCGGCCGTCATCGTGCTGCCGCCCTTGTTCCTGGGGCTCCTGCTGGTCGCCGCCCGGCACGACGTGGCGCGGTCAGGGATGGCGGTTCCGCCGGATTCGATTCGGGGAGCGGCCTCGGCGCGAACCGACATCGACCCCGACTGGGCGGTGGTGGAGGAATACCTCGACCTGCAGAACGCCTGGAGTCAGCGCATGGGCGAGATCGCCGCCGGCCTGCCCGCCGAGGAACGGAACGCTCGCATCATGGAGGCGTTCGCCGACCGTCCGGACATCCGGCCGGCCATCGCCGCGGCGACGGCGATCATCGACGCCGGCGGCGACCACGACAGAGTGACGGAAGCCGCGGAGTTCCTGGTCATACGGACGGTCGGCGAGCCGGATGCCGGCCAGCACATGGCCAGGGGCGCACAGGCGCTTCTCGCCCACGCGCCAAACTCCCGGCGCTGGCCAGCGATCCTGAGGCAGATGGATGCACGCCGGTTCCACATGCCGGACGGCCGGTCCTCGACGCCTGACATCGACCGGTTCTTCGAAGAGGCGGCGGCCGACGCCGAGAGTCCATCTCTGCGCGCGATGGCGCAGTACTACGTGGCCTCCGGCTTCATGCGGTCTGCCAACGCATTGCGGCTGGACGAAGAACAACGGAACGACTGGCGACAACGTGCGCTCGATGCGGCTGAGGGCTTGAGTGCCGGCGTGGAGGACGAGCTCTTCGACGGCGCAACTGCCGCGCCGGCCCTTTCCGCCGGCGCACCGGGCGGTCCGGTCGGAGCGTTCACGCCTCGCACGTTCTCCGAAGCCGAGGCGGACCTCATCCAGGCCATACGGCACGCAACTCCAGGGGGTACCGCGCTGGACATCGCGGGTCGCCGGCTCGACGGCGCCGAGGACAGCCTCTCGGCCCATCGGGGCCGGGTCGTGTTAATTGACTTCTGGGCGACATGGTGTCCGCCCTGCATCGACGCGCTGCCGGAGTTGCGCGAGCTGGTCTCGGAGCTGCCGGCGGATCGATTCACCCTGCTGGCGATCAGCATCGATGACGAGCTCGAGACGGTCAACCGGTTTCTGGAGCGGGAGTCGATGCCGTGGGTCAACTGGCATGTTGGTCCCGACAACGACATCCGGCGAACCTGGGACCTGCGTGGGGTCCCGGTCTACGTCCTCGTTGACGAAGAGGGTCTGATCCTGGCTCGCTCGAACAGTCTTCCGGACTGGTTTACTACGCGCATCCGGGAAGCGGTCACGGGCGAGGACGCGCGTCCGGCCGACACGGCGGTCTACACGTGGGATCCGCCCGACATTGAGGAGCTTCGGCGCGCCGCCGAGGAGGGGGATCCCGAAGCGCAAGTCCAGCTCGGACAGGCGTACCAAAGTGGCAACGGCGTTGCGATGGACGACGACGCCGCCACCGCGTGGTACCTGCGGGCGGCGGAGCAGGGAAGCGCCGACGCGCAGTTTCACCTCGGATTCGCCTACAGCGGTGGCTCCGGTGTGCCCCTGGACTACAACGAGTCCCATGACTGGTTCGAGCGCGCGGCCGAACAGGGACATGACGCCGCACAGTGGATGCTCGGTTCGCTCTTCTACTCTTTCGGACGCGGCGATGTGGCCCGGGACGACGTCAAGGGGGCGATGTGGCTCTATCTCGCCGTGTCGCAGAACGACCGGCACGATCGAACGACGCTCGACATGCTGGAGGCGCGGATGACCCCGGCGCAGATCGAGGAAGCGCAACGGCTGGCGAGGGAATGGCGCGAGGCTCGGGAGTAG
- a CDS encoding PQQ-binding-like beta-propeller repeat protein, whose protein sequence is MRKSLSLAVMLLLAAPHWAATAAYAQQGGNSGPWQTYDTSNGEWRSYAGDIGGRKYSPLDQIDAGNFADLELAWEWLSVDLQVSKTTPGGGEWTAPLDAIVEELVAETPDLYRTGHLPSPTGFQATPLMVDGVLYFNTPLSQGVAVDATTGETLWVFNPKSYEEGTTPMTGTWRQRGVAYWTDGEGDERIFWGTGNGYVVCVKAGTGRPCPDFGPDGSGMVDAMVGLPRASREDRDYLNALLYGIHSPPIVVRDKVIHGSQIADRRITKEAIPGWVRAWDVRTGEHSWDFHTIPNSPDEYGADTWLNESWRYSGNANVWSMLAGDNELGHVYLPTGTTTNDYYGADRLGDNLFSETLIAVDVETGQRVWHFQAVHHGLWDYDFPTHPNLVDVVVDGTPIKAITQVSKQGFVYVFDRVTGDPIWPIEERPVPQETNMPGEVPSPTQPFPTEPAALD, encoded by the coding sequence ATGCGCAAATCGCTCTCACTCGCCGTGATGCTCCTGCTCGCCGCGCCGCACTGGGCGGCCACCGCCGCGTACGCCCAGCAGGGCGGCAACTCCGGCCCCTGGCAGACGTACGACACCTCCAACGGTGAGTGGCGCAGCTACGCCGGCGACATCGGCGGCAGGAAGTACTCGCCACTCGATCAGATCGACGCCGGCAACTTCGCCGACCTCGAGCTGGCCTGGGAGTGGCTGTCGGTGGACCTTCAGGTCAGCAAGACGACGCCGGGCGGCGGAGAGTGGACGGCGCCGCTTGACGCCATCGTCGAGGAACTCGTCGCGGAGACGCCCGACCTCTACCGGACCGGCCACCTGCCGAGCCCCACCGGCTTCCAGGCGACGCCGCTGATGGTGGACGGCGTTCTCTACTTCAACACGCCGCTGTCCCAGGGGGTCGCGGTAGACGCGACGACCGGCGAGACGCTGTGGGTCTTCAATCCGAAGAGCTACGAAGAGGGCACCACCCCCATGACCGGCACGTGGCGCCAGCGCGGCGTCGCCTACTGGACTGACGGGGAAGGGGACGAGCGAATCTTCTGGGGCACCGGCAACGGCTATGTCGTCTGCGTGAAGGCGGGGACCGGGCGGCCGTGCCCCGACTTCGGGCCCGACGGCAGCGGCATGGTCGATGCGATGGTCGGCCTGCCGCGTGCCAGCCGCGAGGATCGCGACTATCTGAACGCGCTGCTCTACGGCATCCACTCGCCGCCCATCGTCGTCCGCGACAAGGTGATCCACGGCTCGCAGATCGCCGACCGGCGCATCACGAAGGAAGCGATTCCGGGCTGGGTGCGGGCGTGGGACGTGCGGACCGGTGAGCATTCGTGGGACTTCCACACCATCCCCAACAGTCCCGACGAGTACGGCGCCGACACCTGGCTGAACGAATCGTGGCGCTACTCCGGCAACGCCAATGTCTGGTCGATGCTGGCCGGCGACAACGAGCTGGGGCACGTCTATCTCCCCACCGGGACGACGACCAACGACTACTACGGCGCCGACCGGCTCGGGGACAACCTCTTCTCGGAGACGCTGATCGCGGTGGACGTGGAGACGGGCCAGCGCGTCTGGCACTTCCAGGCGGTCCACCACGGGCTGTGGGACTACGACTTCCCGACCCATCCGAACCTCGTGGACGTCGTCGTCGACGGCACGCCGATCAAGGCGATCACCCAGGTGAGCAAGCAGGGCTTCGTCTACGTCTTCGACCGGGTGACGGGCGATCCGATCTGGCCCATCGAGGAGCGGCCGGTGCCGCAGGAAACGAACATGCCGGGCGAGGTGCCGTCGCCGACGCAGCCCTTCCCGACGGAACCGGCGGCGTTAGACTAA